In Risungbinella massiliensis, the genomic stretch GTATGGAAATTTTAGTGTGAAACCGAAGCCAAATGTAATAGCCGCCGGACGGGTTATTCCATGTAGCATATGGTTTTAGGTAGTTCTCTAGTAATTGAATTAAAAATTCTTTTCGCTCTCGTAGTTTAGCACGTAGTACTTGAAGATGAGGTATATGATATTTACGTCCAAACCATTCCTTAGCCACCCATTGCGATAAAATACTAGAACCATAATCAGTCTGCATTTTCAAATCAGCAAGACGATCTATTACCGTTTTAGCTCCGACTACCCACCCAATCCGTAGTCCTGGACTCACTGTTTTGGAAAGAGTTCCTATGTATAGGACATTACCACTATTAGGGCGAGCTTTAAGTGATAGTGGAGGTGGAGTCTCCCAATATAACTCTTGATAAGCTCCATCTTCGATGATAGGAAGTTGATGAAGTCGAGAAAATGCTAGAATTTCTTCTCTTCTCTGCTCTGGTAAAATGGCTCCCGTAGGGTTTTGATAGGTTGGAATGGTATACAGAAATCCCCTTCTCTTGCTAATGTCATTTGGGATTCGAACACCCAGTTCATCCAACTCCCATCCCACCATATGAACTCCCGCCGAACGAAAAATAGGAAGTGTATAGAGATAAGAGCTCTTTTCTGAGAATAGTGTCCACCCTGATTGGACAAGCCCTTGTGAAATTAGCTGAAAAGCTTGCAGAGCACCTGATACGATGAGAATGGAATCTGTTGATACATTGATCCCCAGTTCTTGAAGATATAATCGTATTTCCTCTCTTAAAAGAGACAAACCTTTCGGTTCGCCATAGCCAAAGGTGGACACATTTTCTCCTAATTCCTGAAATATTTTTTGAAACTGTTCCTTTGGAAATAGCGTAGAAGCCATCTCCCCTGTACCGAGTCGAATCATATTAGAGTCGGCTTCCATTTGATTGATCTTTTGAATGGTTGGGATATTGGGCTCCCATACTCCTGCTGAGGAATACTGTTGCCAATCTAGTACCGATTTCTGCTTATTCCAAGCATTCTGTGCCACTTTGGTTCCTCGACGACCATCTCCTTCTAGATAACCATCTGCGATTAGCTCCTCCACTGCTGTCACAACCGTACTCCGGTTCACTTGCCAGGAAGCCGCTAAATCTCTTTGGGTGGGAATCGTACTGCCTTCCGCCCATTCACCATTACTAATCTTTTCCTGAATATGTTGCTTGATTTGTCTATAAAGCGGAGTGGATTTTTTGCGATCAGGTTTCCAATTCATCCTTACTTCTGCCTTTCTCGTTTGGTTGGGTATAAAAGTTTCCCTTTGGTTGGAGACATCCAAAACTCTTCTTGTTAGGATAGTACACACTAAGGAGGAACAACAATGGAAGCATTTATAACTGGAATAATCTTAGCTTTTGGGCTTATTTTACCGTTAGGAGTACAGAATGTCTTTATCCTCAATCAAGGATTTCTTCATTCACGATTTGTCTCGGCATTACCAGCAATCTTAACTGCATGTCTGTGTGATACCATTTTAATCTTATTAGCTGTTTTGGGACTCTCTCTACTATTATTACATAACGTTTGGTTTGAACTAATCCTCACGATCGTTGGCGTTTGCTTTTTAGTTTTCATTGGATGGACAACTTGGCGGAGCAAGCCAGAAGATTTAGATTCAAAAGAACCTAAAAAGTTCACCGTCTCCAAGCAAATCATGTTTGCAGCCTCTGTCTCCTTACTCAATCCACATGCCATCTTAGATACGATTGCAGTAATAGGTACTACTTCTCTTCACTATCAGGAAGAAGAGCGTATTCTCTTTTCATCTGCTACCATACTTGTCTCTTGGATTTGGTTCTTTAGTCTTGCAATTGCAGGTCGCATCATGGGGAAATCCCCTAAAAAGAATACCTTTTTCCAAATGATTCAGAAGCTATCTGCGCTATTTATTTGGGGAACTGCTTTATATCTAAGTGTTACAATGGTAGAAAAATATATATAGAGAGGAGCATAATCGAGTTGAACGAATCTACTATCACAACTTATAGCTCTCGTTCTCAGGAATGGTGGAATGGATGGAGAGCAGGCTTCCCCATTGCAATTGGATATCTGCCTATTGCTTTTGCCTTTGGTCTTCTTGCTAAATCATCAGGTGTTCCAGCAATGTTAGCAGTATTACTATCACTTTTGGTCTTTGCAGGAGCTAGCCAATTTATTGCAATCAATCTCTTAGCGGTTGGCACAGCCATCGGAGAAATAATCCTTACTACCTTTATATTGAATTTGCGTCATTTCTTAATGACTACCTCCCTCTCCACTCGGCTCGAAGGAGATCTTTCTCGTTGGTGGCGGTCCCTTATCTCTTTTGGAGTAACGGATGAGAATTATTCTGTTGCCTCCTTAAGTCAGCATAATCCCCTCTCCAAATACTATCTGTTAGCGCTCCAATTGATCTCTTTTCTTGCTTGGAATATCGGGACTTGGATCGGACTCCTTTTTGGATCAGTCGTCAGCGAGAATGTTAGTAATAGTATGGGAATTGCCCTTTATGCCATGTTTATTGCCTTGCTTGTCCCAGCCATGCGAAACTCCCTACCGATTACCCTAGTAGCACTAGTAGCGATCGCAATACATAGCTTTCTAGTTTGGTTTCCAGTTACAGCTACTCTCTCTACAGGTTGGCGGATTGTCCTTTGTGCATTGGTAGCCTCTGCTTTAGGAGCCTTGTTTTTTCCACAAAAGGAGGAACACCATGATGAATCTTGAATTACTTTTACTTGTAATAGGGATGGCAATCGTTACCTACCTCCCACGTATGTTGCCATTAGTATTTTTGCATCAACTTTCCTATCCACCCTTTTTACAAAACATGCTACGCTATATGCCCTATGCCATCTTAGGAGCCCTTATCTTTCCAGGTATTCTCTCCTCTACAGGAGAAGAGAACATCTTCCCTGCTCTCCTAGCTGGAATTGGTTGTTGTCTTTTAGCGTGGTATCGAGTACCTACTATTTGGGTTGTGTTAGCTGGAATTTTGATTGTCTATATTCAAACACTCTAGCAAGTGATAATGAGAATGGGGAGTGAGAAAGGTTGTTGGAACCTGCAAACCTACAGATACGAATTGAGCCTTGGACAGATACCGATCTTGCCTTGCTACATCGTCTGAATGCACCAGAAATGATGAAGCACCTTGGAGGGCCGGAGAGCGAAGAACAGATCATCAAGCGTCACAATCGGTACAAGAATATGGGAGATACAGGTTGTATGTTTAGCATTATCCTACATCCAGGGCTCGAAGCGGTCGGCTCTGTGGGGTACTGGGAACGCCTTTGGCAGGAAAAAACCGTGTATGAAATTGGATGGGCTGTCCTGCCATCATTCCAAGGCAAGGGAATAGCAGGTAAGGCAGTAGCAGCAGCTATAGCCAATGCCAGTGACCAGCAGAAGCATAGGTACATACATGCGTTCCCATCGATCCACAACGCTGCATCAAACGCGATTTGTCGGAAACTGAACTTTTCTTTCATTGCCGAATGCCCATTCGAATATCCACTTGGAAGCATCATGCAATGTAACGATTGGTGTTTCGATCTTAAGTCGCTCCAACTTGAATAATGTCAATGTCATTCGGGAGGATGGAGAAATTCACGAAGGAAAAAGTACAAAGATAGGCAGGACTTGTGAGAGGGTAGAAACCCTCCCTTGTCCGACGCAGATTCATCTCCCACTTTCGCTACGCTTAGAAGTGGGAGTATTTTCCGCTATAATAGATAAAAATTGACTAGCATTTAACCTAGCAGAATTTTTCCCCTTAACCTGCTTCAACGTCGATACTATAAGAAAGCTAACAATCACTAATAAGAGCCATGAACTCACCTTTCCTAAATGAACGAGACTCCATGCATCGGTTTGGTTTGGATATTCCCAAGCTCCAAAGAACGTTGCGATATTTTCGGCTATCCATATAAAAAATCCGATGAGCACAAACGAAAATGCGAGTGGCATACGGTAACGAGATCCACCAACCTCATATGTGACCCATGATTGCCAAAATACGATTATGACAAGTCCAGATAACCACCAACGAACATCCATCCAATAATGGTGGGTGAAAAAATTCAAATAGATCGCAGCTGCAAGAGGTACTACTACCCAAAACGGAGGCCACTTAACCAGTTCAACCTTTAACCGCCTCCACGCTTGGCAAAGATAACTCGCAACACTCGCGTACATGAATCCGCTATACAAAGGCACTCCAAAAATTTTGGAACCTTCCTCTGGGTAAGACCAGGAGCCCATATGTACCTTGAAAAGTTCAAGAGCAAGACCAATAAGGTGGAACAATGTGATAACCTTAAGCTCATCCCGTGTTTCAAGCCCAGAACGCACCATCCACCACTGCATCAGAAGGCAGATGATGAGTAGCCAATCATAACGTGGTAGGAAGGGAAATGGCATGAATTGTGTAAAAGCCAAAGAGGCAAAAATAACAACAGGAAACAAACATGATAGGGCCTGTTCCCAACCAAAACGAACGAGTTGTTTTAGTGCTCTCATAATTTGTGCCTCCAATTTTGAATGGTTAAATTCATGAGTAACTCCCCTTTTATGACATAACGGACTACTTTATTAATCTTTGGTATCTTCATCACTTTGGTATTCTAAAATATCTCCGGGTTGACATTCTAACGCTTTACAAATCGCCTCTAAAGTTGAAAGCCTAATTGCTTTTGCCTTTCCATTTTTCAATATAGAAAGGTTAGCCATTGTTATTCCAACCCTCTCCGAAAGTTCTGTTACGCTCATTTTCCTTTTAGCCAGCATCACATCAATATTGATTATAATTGCCATGTTTTTCACCTCAGACCGTTAAGTCATTTTCTGATTTTATATCTATGGCATTTTTTAGTAGCTTTTGAAGAACAGCCGCAAAGACAGCAACCACCACGCAACCAAAAATAATGACCATTCCGATTAATATAATACCTGGGGCATCGTCTACCTCTGCCATGAGATATAAGAGTGGCATAAATACCACAAATAGGGCACTGATGGTGATAGCACAGTATTTGATATTCTTTAAAGAATATACAGATAATTCAGAAAACGCCTGTTTCTTGTCAATATAGCTTAAAAGTTTTAAAGTCTGGTACAATGCAACGAAAAATACTAACGCTGTTACATACAAGCCGATCAAAAACGGATATTGCAAAAAAGCTAACTTTGGATTTAATTCTGCAAAAAATTCAGCTATCCTAGGTAACAAAAATATACACAAAGCAAGAACAGGGAGTCCCATGAGAACAACAACGAACTTTAAAAAGAAGGTTTCTCGTTTCATAAAAAAGCACCTCACTTATTTATTGTCAATTTGAATTTAACACACGTTTTATCGTTTTACAATAAATAATTACTGATTATGATTACATTTTTATCGATATGTTAATATCTCTTTAATTTTAGACAAAGATAAAAAAGCATTCCTCATTACAAAGAAATGCTCTATAACTTAAATATTCATGGTTTTAATCAGTCCCACAACAAAATAATCTATAACTCCTATACTCGCTAAAATGAAAAAGCACTTTTATAGCTGGTTTATGTTATCTGTTACTCTAAAAATTCTCCAAAAGGTCTAGGACTCTCTACTAGCTTAGAAGATTAAAGATGACATCACCAACCCTGTGGAGTCTCCATCATGACTCAACCATCTCCCCACCATTTACATGTAAAATTTGACCTGACACATAGGCAGAATCATCCGAAGCTAAGTATACGTAAGCAGGCGCCAATTCAAATGGTTGCCCAGCTCGCTTCATCGGTGTTTCTGTACCAAAAGTCTTGACTCGTTCTTTAGAAAAAGTGGCTGGAATTAGTGGTGTCCAAATAGGTCCAGGCGCTACTCCATTTACTCGAATTCCTTTTTCTATCAAGGAAAGCGACAAAGAACGAGTAAAGGAGACGATCGCACCCTTTGTAGAGGAATAGTCGATTAGTTCTCTCTCTCCTCTATACGCAGCGACAGAGGTAGTGTTGATAATCGAACTTCCCTTTCGTAAGTAAGGTAGAACAGCTTTTGTCATGTAAAAAAAGGAGAGGATATTAGTCTGAAACGTATTTTGTAACTGCTTCGCTGTAATATCTAAGATGCTCTTTTGGGGAAATTGGACAGCATGATTATTCACCAGTGTATCAATCCGTCCAAACTTTTTGATAGCCTTTTTCACAACATAAATACATGAATCCTCTTTTCTCAAATCGGCTGCAATAATTTTACAACATCGCCCAAGCTCTTTTATTCTTTGTTTCGTCTCCCTAGCATCCCGATGTTCGTCCAAGTAGGCGATCACCACATCAGCACCTTCTTTTGCAAAAGCGATCGCAACAGCTCTCCCGATTCCACTATCTCCTCCTGTAACAATTGCTACTTTGTTTTTCAGCTTTTGACTCCCCATATATTTAGGGTTCTCTACAATAGGACGTGGTTCCATAAGATACTCAAAACCAGGTTGTCGATCTTGATGTTGTGGAGGAAACGAAATGGGAATATTATCGCATTGTACTTCCCAACCGATATATGGATATGTAGGGTACATAAATACTCCCCTCTCTGATCACTTAATGGCATTCTATTCCGTTTGTATACACAGGTGCCCATCGATCATTAGTAGGGATTGAATTAACGATAAATCTAAATCAGAGGGGGCTTCCTTTTCAATTTAATGACTCTAACAAAAACGTAGAAAAGCAGCCCAATAACTAGGATTGCTTTTCTACGTTTTTATGGATTTTATGATAGATTAATCTCTAAATTCCGCTGAATTATTCTCTTCCCTATAGTCAAAATATTCAAGCTGAATGTATGGCGAATCTCTAACGCTTAGTATCAGTTAAATGAACTATCAAATTAATCTAACGATGCTTCAACCTCTTCTAATTCCTCAGTAGTCTCCATCAGCTCTTCTCCAATGGTTCCCAATAGTTGTACATTATATATTTGATTTAATGGCAACAGAGCAACAGGATCTTTCTCCTTATCTAGAACAACTAGATTTCCATCTTGTAATGTAAATTGACTTAATCCAGACCACCAAAGCATATATTCCTCAAAATAGAGACCATCCTGATCTATCTCAACCAAGCCAAAAGAGACTCGTTCTCCTGCTTGAAGTTTGGACACTACCTCTTCCAAATAATAACTTGCTAACATCGCATCCAAAAGATTCCCTAATTCTTCCAAACTAGGCAACTGATCATCTCGTAATGTTATCTTTTCATCTGTTAAAAGTTCCACTCTAAACTCTGTGACTACCTTCTTTACTTTACTGGCACTTGCATTGGTAATCTGATAAAAATTCCAACTAACACCACGCATCTCAGAAAATAACATAATACGCTCGTTATTTCCATGCTGTATCGATAACGCATTTTCATAGAGATTTACTGCAATCCAACGATTCTGATAACGTTTTACTGCATAGTAATTTGCGTAAAGCCAACTTACAACCAAAATCGCTAGTACTACATAAGCTAAGATGGAAATCGATTTTCCTTGACTAATTGGTTCTTGAACACTTGTAACCAAGACAAACAAAACTGCCAAGTTAGCGGCTCCAAATATCGCTACTATTCTCCACCCCATACTCATAAGCGGAAACTGCTGAATCAACTTTCCTTGTTCCGTTTCAACCTCCACAGCATCTCTCATTTTTTATAACTCCTCTCTTCTTTTTCTACCATTTTGCGAAACAATGGATCAACCAATACCACAAATAGAAAACCGATCGCATAGATGATTAATATTGGTATCGTTACGATCAACCCCAGAGTTGGGTTCGACTGAAATGCAAAGCCACAAATGAAGAGAAAAAACACAGTAGCAGGGAATATGAGCTCAATTTTTTTACCGAAACGCTGTATCCAAAAACTAATCTTCCACAACAGCCCTATTCCTTTTTTGCGTGCTCCGATTGCTGCCGCAAAATGTTTTCGTAGCATTTCATCAGTAGGGTTTAGACGTACTGCCTCAAGTAAGGAAGGATATGCTTTTTCTGCATCTTGAACATACTGCATGGTAAAGATTCCTTTGGCATAATGTGTGTCATATGCTTCTGGGTCTAGTGATACTGCCTGTTCGATTGCTTGTTCTGCTTCTTTAATTCTTCCAAGTTTTGCAAGCGTCAAACCAAGTAACGTGTAACAGGAGGCATCAAGAGGAGCTTGTTCTAATGCCTTCTCTAGATGAAAGAGTGTTTGCTGGTAATCCTCTTTCTCTTCCCATAAAAAACTAGCATACCAGTAATGGGCTAAAAAGTTATCTGGTTCTAGCGTTAGAGCATATCGAAAAGATTGCTCTGCCTCTTTTCTACTAAACTCATTGGATAGTAGCAAGCCATAATATGCATAAGCATCCGCATTCTCCGGATCAAGGGTAAGTGCTTGTTGCATTGACTCTACAGCTTGTAACTGTTGTCCTTGTTGATGATAGGCTTGTGCCAACAACTGATATAGATCGCTTTCTTGCGGATAGTTCTGTAATTGCTCCATCGTGAGCTGGATGGCGAGCTCTGGACGACGAAGCTCCAAAGCCCGCTCAATGCGCTCTAGTTGTGGGAGCAAAGGCAGATCGTGAACACGTTCCATCTTGGAAAGCTCCTTTATTTCTTTAGATACTGAAGAATCTCATCATATACTCCAGACTCATTACTGTAAGTTGCATAATTTTTTGCGGTAGATAGCCACTCGGTTGTACTTGGCTTGATCTTTTTGAGTGCATCCAATAAATGCTTTGTCTGGATCAATACCTTCTTACCGGACTTCATCACTTCCTGCAATACTAAATCTGTTGCAGCATTACACACCCCACGGATATCTGCCCCAGAGAATTTTTCCATCTTTTTGGCCACTTTTACATAATCAATCGATTCCGTTGGTTTGTCCTTCAAGCAAATCTGGAGAATTTCTACACGAGCCTCTAGATCTGGTGGTGACACAAAGAGAACTCGATCAAATCTACCAGGACGACGTAACGCACTATCGACAAACCAAGGAGTATTCGTAGCACCCAGAACGAGAATATTTTTGTTCTGTGAATGCACCCCATCTAATTCGCTTAATAGTTGGTTGGTAAGAGAGCGTGAGTGAGAAGAAGTTGCCTTTTGTCGGCTTCCACCTAAAGCATCTAACTCATCGATAAAGATAATAGTAGGGCTATTGCGGCGTGCTGTCTCGAAAATGCTGTGTAGATTACGTTCGCTCTGCCCGATATACATGTCTAAAATGTCGTGAATATTAATACTAATAAAATTGGCATTGCATTCTCCTGCTGTTGCTCGGGCAATATGTGTCTTTCCACATCCTGGAGGTCCATATAGGAGTAGTCCACCGCCTACCTGCTTGCCATAAGAGCGAAAAAGGTCTGGATTTTGTAATGGATACAAAATTTGCATCCGAATATTCTCCTTCAATTCCTCCAAACCTCCGATACTTTCAAACGTAATCGTCGGCCGCTCCAAGAGATCATCATCTTCTGTATCTTCTTTTTTACGGAAATCAAGTACTTTGAGCTTTGGCTTCTCCTCTACCATAAAAGGTGCTAACTCACGCTGATACTCTTCATCGATCAACAAACGATCCAACTCTTGTGCTTTTTCGTAATAGCGAACAGCTTCCGTATACTCCCCTAAATGATAGTGAGATTTGGATAATAGAACATGCTGTGTAGCAGAAAGCGAGGATCCCTCTCCTTGTAGTAGTTCTTTGGCTTTATCAAATTGAGTCATCTGATAATAGACTTCTGCTAATTTTCCTTTGTTATCTAAATCAGTTGGGTCCTCTTGGAGAAGCTCCTCTAGATACTTCTTCGCTTCTTCCAATCTGCCTGCTTTTTGTAGAAGCGATGCAGCATATTGTTTTAATGGCTTGTTCTCTGGGCTTA encodes the following:
- a CDS encoding SDR family oxidoreductase — translated: MYPTYPYIGWEVQCDNIPISFPPQHQDRQPGFEYLMEPRPIVENPKYMGSQKLKNKVAIVTGGDSGIGRAVAIAFAKEGADVVIAYLDEHRDARETKQRIKELGRCCKIIAADLRKEDSCIYVVKKAIKKFGRIDTLVNNHAVQFPQKSILDITAKQLQNTFQTNILSFFYMTKAVLPYLRKGSSIINTTSVAAYRGERELIDYSSTKGAIVSFTRSLSLSLIEKGIRVNGVAPGPIWTPLIPATFSKERVKTFGTETPMKRAGQPFELAPAYVYLASDDSAYVSGQILHVNGGEMVES
- a CDS encoding AzlD domain-containing protein, coding for MMNLELLLLVIGMAIVTYLPRMLPLVFLHQLSYPPFLQNMLRYMPYAILGALIFPGILSSTGEENIFPALLAGIGCCLLAWYRVPTIWVVLAGILIVYIQTL
- a CDS encoding ATP-binding protein: MNHEAEIQPILEALKLSPENKPLKQYAASLLQKAGRLEEAKKYLEELLQEDPTDLDNKGKLAEVYYQMTQFDKAKELLQGEGSSLSATQHVLLSKSHYHLGEYTEAVRYYEKAQELDRLLIDEEYQRELAPFMVEEKPKLKVLDFRKKEDTEDDDLLERPTITFESIGGLEELKENIRMQILYPLQNPDLFRSYGKQVGGGLLLYGPPGCGKTHIARATAGECNANFISINIHDILDMYIGQSERNLHSIFETARRNSPTIIFIDELDALGGSRQKATSSHSRSLTNQLLSELDGVHSQNKNILVLGATNTPWFVDSALRRPGRFDRVLFVSPPDLEARVEILQICLKDKPTESIDYVKVAKKMEKFSGADIRGVCNAATDLVLQEVMKSGKKVLIQTKHLLDALKKIKPSTTEWLSTAKNYATYSNESGVYDEILQYLKK
- a CDS encoding LysE/ArgO family amino acid transporter; amino-acid sequence: MEAFITGIILAFGLILPLGVQNVFILNQGFLHSRFVSALPAILTACLCDTILILLAVLGLSLLLLHNVWFELILTIVGVCFLVFIGWTTWRSKPEDLDSKEPKKFTVSKQIMFAASVSLLNPHAILDTIAVIGTTSLHYQEEERILFSSATILVSWIWFFSLAIAGRIMGKSPKKNTFFQMIQKLSALFIWGTALYLSVTMVEKYI
- a CDS encoding AzlC family ABC transporter permease, producing MNESTITTYSSRSQEWWNGWRAGFPIAIGYLPIAFAFGLLAKSSGVPAMLAVLLSLLVFAGASQFIAINLLAVGTAIGEIILTTFILNLRHFLMTTSLSTRLEGDLSRWWRSLISFGVTDENYSVASLSQHNPLSKYYLLALQLISFLAWNIGTWIGLLFGSVVSENVSNSMGIALYAMFIALLVPAMRNSLPITLVALVAIAIHSFLVWFPVTATLSTGWRIVLCALVASALGALFFPQKEEHHDES
- a CDS encoding GNAT family N-acetyltransferase, giving the protein MLEPANLQIRIEPWTDTDLALLHRLNAPEMMKHLGGPESEEQIIKRHNRYKNMGDTGCMFSIILHPGLEAVGSVGYWERLWQEKTVYEIGWAVLPSFQGKGIAGKAVAAAIANASDQQKHRYIHAFPSIHNAASNAICRKLNFSFIAECPFEYPLGSIMQCNDWCFDLKSLQLE
- a CDS encoding tetratricopeptide repeat protein — encoded protein: MERVHDLPLLPQLERIERALELRRPELAIQLTMEQLQNYPQESDLYQLLAQAYHQQGQQLQAVESMQQALTLDPENADAYAYYGLLLSNEFSRKEAEQSFRYALTLEPDNFLAHYWYASFLWEEKEDYQQTLFHLEKALEQAPLDASCYTLLGLTLAKLGRIKEAEQAIEQAVSLDPEAYDTHYAKGIFTMQYVQDAEKAYPSLLEAVRLNPTDEMLRKHFAAAIGARKKGIGLLWKISFWIQRFGKKIELIFPATVFFLFICGFAFQSNPTLGLIVTIPILIIYAIGFLFVVLVDPLFRKMVEKEERSYKK
- a CDS encoding DUF817 domain-containing protein — translated: MRALKQLVRFGWEQALSCLFPVVIFASLAFTQFMPFPFLPRYDWLLIICLLMQWWMVRSGLETRDELKVITLFHLIGLALELFKVHMGSWSYPEEGSKIFGVPLYSGFMYASVASYLCQAWRRLKVELVKWPPFWVVVPLAAAIYLNFFTHHYWMDVRWWLSGLVIIVFWQSWVTYEVGGSRYRMPLAFSFVLIGFFIWIAENIATFFGAWEYPNQTDAWSLVHLGKVSSWLLLVIVSFLIVSTLKQVKGKNSARLNASQFLSIIAENTPTSKRSESGR
- a CDS encoding DUF6585 family protein, whose translation is MRDAVEVETEQGKLIQQFPLMSMGWRIVAIFGAANLAVLFVLVTSVQEPISQGKSISILAYVVLAILVVSWLYANYYAVKRYQNRWIAVNLYENALSIQHGNNERIMLFSEMRGVSWNFYQITNASASKVKKVVTEFRVELLTDEKITLRDDQLPSLEELGNLLDAMLASYYLEEVVSKLQAGERVSFGLVEIDQDGLYFEEYMLWWSGLSQFTLQDGNLVVLDKEKDPVALLPLNQIYNVQLLGTIGEELMETTEELEEVEASLD
- a CDS encoding aminotransferase-like domain-containing protein encodes the protein MNWKPDRKKSTPLYRQIKQHIQEKISNGEWAEGSTIPTQRDLAASWQVNRSTVVTAVEELIADGYLEGDGRRGTKVAQNAWNKQKSVLDWQQYSSAGVWEPNIPTIQKINQMEADSNMIRLGTGEMASTLFPKEQFQKIFQELGENVSTFGYGEPKGLSLLREEIRLYLQELGINVSTDSILIVSGALQAFQLISQGLVQSGWTLFSEKSSYLYTLPIFRSAGVHMVGWELDELGVRIPNDISKRRGFLYTIPTYQNPTGAILPEQRREEILAFSRLHQLPIIEDGAYQELYWETPPPLSLKARPNSGNVLYIGTLSKTVSPGLRIGWVVGAKTVIDRLADLKMQTDYGSSILSQWVAKEWFGRKYHIPHLQVLRAKLRERKEFLIQLLENYLKPYATWNNPSGGYYIWLRFHTKISIHHLFSKALTQKVLLHPGYIYQPDDRNHLRLSFCYEPKGRMEEGIKRLAKLVEEMI
- a CDS encoding DUF2975 domain-containing protein, producing the protein MKRETFFLKFVVVLMGLPVLALCIFLLPRIAEFFAELNPKLAFLQYPFLIGLYVTALVFFVALYQTLKLLSYIDKKQAFSELSVYSLKNIKYCAITISALFVVFMPLLYLMAEVDDAPGIILIGMVIIFGCVVVAVFAAVLQKLLKNAIDIKSENDLTV
- a CDS encoding helix-turn-helix domain-containing protein, with protein sequence MAIIINIDVMLAKRKMSVTELSERVGITMANLSILKNGKAKAIRLSTLEAICKALECQPGDILEYQSDEDTKD